The sequence GTCTTTGCTATCAGAACACAGGAAGGAACAGcagaacagtgaaggaagaggtTTTAAAACAAAGCCACAAGACATATTACACAAAACGATAGCAGGTCTTGTAGCTACATTTCATCATATTCTGTTGAAATGGTTCAACTGCTACAAACATGAATATCAGCATGAGCTGGACTGTTACCAAAGCCTGACACCTACTGTTTATATTATATACACTTGTAAATTTCTTACTTATTCAGCTTCTGATCTGAAGAGCTGGTGATGGATTACACATAATTACAATCAATGCACTCCAGTACAACAGTCCTGAAAGAAATTCTTTCTTCATAAAGGTCTAAACTAGTTTTAGAGAGGTGTTGATTGAGCTTTATGATAATTGTGGAGGATGTAGTTTGCGATGCTGGTAAATTGTACTTAATTATGCAGAAATACCTTTCTGTTACATCATTGATATAAATGAGTTTGACAAGGTAATGAAGACGTAGTATAGCGCATACACCAGCACCACAACTTGACTGAAAATTTGGAAATATGTAGACTAAGACTTGAAATGACATGTCACGTCCACGCATGCAAATGTGTACTAAAATCCTCACCAGATTAGTGAAATAGTAACCATCCTCTCCAGTCATGAGTCTGCTGGGGTTGCAGAAACGGGTGATGTACTGGATGTTGGACTGCAGTCGAGGAGGGTTCGCTTTCAGCACAATGTAGATGAGCGTGGGCAGGAAGTCGTCTGCAGATGCAGCCTCTTTCTTGCTGACTTTGATGGCGTTGAAGATGTGCTTGCTGCAGCGAGTAATGCAGGCCAGTTTGTCCTTGGGCACACGCTTCGAATCCATTTCAATCACATCTGGAATAACGGAAAGATGTATGCAGATAAGTATTCATTAGAAAATCTTATTGGATCTGTATTGGCAAGACAATAAGGACGAGATAAAGCACTGTCATTGTCCTCTCTCATGAAATAACCCAGCATGAGACGAACCTGTGATGGCTTTGACTACACTGTCAGAGACCTCAGGAATCTCCTCATCTACAGGAACACACAGCATCTCAATGGTGACCCAGTGCAAGGCTCTATACAGGGGGGCAAAAACACAATCAGGACTTAACCAACTATTCTATGCCTTTATATATACAGACTAACTTTACCAACCACATAGTGCTTCTATTGTTTGCACACCTGATTCTCTTCTGGATGGCCAGGTCTTTCTTCTCATCATCTGTGGTTTCAGGACAGAAGACTTCCTTGTAGAGACGAGTCATCATGTACTTCTCTACCTCATCCATAACACTCTCTACATGATCTGTCGAACCTGAAGCAGAAGAATAAAGATTCCCATAAGCATGGTATAATGATAGTGATATTCACTGTTGGTAGCTGATTCTTCTTGAGTGTGAAGCAGCACCTTTGAACTGGGTCTGGAGGCGTTCTGAGAGGTTCTGGTAGAAGTCCTGCACGCACTCTGACAGCTCATCAGCGCCCATGTCCTGAACAaggaatgaaaataaacagtttagTAGAGATATAATTAGATTTCAGCTGTAAAATTATGCTAAGGGTACGGAGGCAGTTATGAAGAGCATGTATGAGTAACGTACtggacatacactaccgttcaaaagtttggggtcacttagaaatgtccttatttttgaaagaacagcagttttttttccagtgacgataacattaaatgaatgatgaatacagtgtagacattgttaatgtgctaaatgactattctagctggaaacggctgatttttaatggaatatctccatagaggtacagaggaacatttccagcaaccatcgctcctgtgttctaatgctacattgtgttagctaatggtgttgaaaggctcattgatgattagaaaacccttgtgaaattatgttagcacatgaattaaagtgtgagttttcatggaagacatgaaattgtctgggtgaccccaaatttttgaacagtagtgtatttttgATACTGCTATTGCTATCTgcttaaattacacaaattttaaatgtacagATAGATAATAAATGCAGTGACCAAAGGAGCATGTTTGTCCATCATATATTAAATCAATAATGTGACATCAGCATCTCGGACAAACACATTTAGGGCttcaaaacacactttaaaagtATTTGACAATATCAGTCAAAACATAAAGGCTGCATGTCAAATGAAACTCATTTCATTCAATGACtgcaatgtttgaaaaatagaaTCAGGACAGGCACTAATGGAATATTACTGCTGTTAATGTAGCCTAGACTTTGAGTATGAACACAGTCTTAaatgaaaattgaattcaaaCAAAACTAATGACTTCAGAGGTTGCCCAGAGTTGCACAACTAAAAGTAGCCCACCCGCTTATAGACCATGCTCTCAGTGAAGGCTCGACACTGTTTGAAGATCTCCCTGCCAGACTTCAGAGGCTTGAGAAAATCTATGAACTCTCGTGTTGCGTGATCACTGTCCACAGAGGAATGTCGGCTTGCTGAGGAGCTGGGACTTGGGCTGGACTGCGAGTCAAAAAGAGCAGCATCTGGGAGAAGACACTTAATGTTACTTTAATCAAAGGTTCAGATACTTGGAGCATCTTTTCCTGATGTCTCTGCAGTACCAAGCAGTTTTTTTATACTATGAGCTGCTAATAGTTTAATAGTTTATTTCAACCAGAATGTGTGTAACTTTGTTTCTTAATGATTTTTCCATTATTCCAGTTATGTTTccaacatttttcacaaaaattaAGGCAGTGAGATACTTTTAATAAAGCAACCCAAAGTTGAGTcaaataaatgctgaaaaaaatatcacacagtTAGCTCTCAGTGTCTCAACAGTAATGAACTTTAAACGctattaaaaaaagagacattaatGAGTAGCATTTGTAGGAGCTAGCTACATGAGATACTATGTACCTTTTTTTGGTGGTGTTTTACTGGATGGAGTAAAAAACTTTGTGACTGTGTTGACTTTGCTGGACTTTTCcttagtttttctttcttcaaacTTGCTGAAGGGTGTGATGCTCTGCTGTGATTGGGTCTTCTGATGTCTGCTTGCATatgcttcctcttcctctctctgcagcctgagaggaaaaacacagtACAACTGTAACAGCATTCAGACGGACATAAGGCAAGCGGACAAAATGAAGAGGTAAGACAACAAAGGACACAATTCTTGTGTTGCAGGAGTAATCGCACACACACAGGACACAAAGAGATGGACAAACCTCTCAGCAAGTGCCCAGTCttcttgaatctgtttttgcttttctcgCTGATTTTCCTCTCGCCAGCACTTCGAGCACAGGCCTTGCCAACCAGTGTTGCCATAAAAACCACATCCTTTCTTGCAAAGCAGCTCTGATTGGTCCAGATGAATTCCTCGCCGCTGGCTCATCATCATTCACCTAGTGAAGGAAGACTGCTGGGAGGGGACCAAAAGACAGAGAACCTCAAAAACCAGCTACTAAGGAAGACAAACTACACACTGCTGtgtatgtattaaaaaaaagacagaaaccacTACTTTGTGCCCCCTTAAAATGTACATTCATCATTGCTACCAACTTTCGACAGCGTTTATAACGAAATCACAAATCACTCATCACACCAAGCTTATTTGTTTTAACGCTACAGTTGCATATTTTAACATGattcaaaatgttaaatgaagGCCCTGACTGATCTAACTGGATGTCTTTTGTGTAGCGCCAAAAAGTGACCATCTGCCAATAACTGATCTGCGGCATCACTCAGTTTACACATTATTTggttacatccatccatccattatctatagaccgcttaatcctcattagggtcgtgggggggggctggagcctatcccagctgactcaggtgaaggcaggggacaccctagacaggtcgccagtctgtcacagggccacatacagagacaaacaatcactctcacattcacacctacgggcaatttagaatgatcaattaacctcagcatatttttggactgtgggaggaagccggagtactcggagaaaacccacgcatgcacagggagaacatgcaaactccatgcagaaagatcccgggaaagccgggacgcgaaccagggatcttctcgctgcaaggcaaaagtgctaaccactacgccactgtgcagcccctatttGGTTACAAGAAATGTTAAAGTTTAACGCTTGACCAGCTTACACAgacatgcttcacattatgcaAAAATGCGTGAAACTTTAACATTTCTTGTAACCAAATAACTGACCGAAAAATATGGTTGCACTTTATCGCTTAATCAGGCCTGAGATTCACTGAATACAGGCACGACTACAGGACTGCTCAGTCTTTATGCGTTTGACATGTCTAATAACCTTGTCTAGACCATAATTAACATGACTTGTGGTTTAGTTATATCGAATCAAAATATATCCCATTTGCTGCTCTCTTTAAAACTCTCTCAAATGAAATGACATCATTTCAGTGCATTAATAACATTTGCACTGTATAATGCAGGCGCTGCCATCACTTCTTAGCAAGTTGGAAACTATATTTTATACAATGAATTGGTCCTTTAATGCTATTTCAACCCGGTgaaacagggtttctgcagaaatcagccagtcaatgctttttaatgccattttaatgctatactctaaaaattttaatgccacgaccatgaactcaacaaattacatgggtttgttttttttgtaaaagatgatttttatatgaaaactgtccctactgtccctacatttcactatttctaaatccagaaaccacccctgaccacccacaggctgcagtcattctctgaattccacgttttcttgccatttttgctAGAatccacctggtccagcctgctGGCCACTTTAACCctgctgttgtcttcatttatgggcaccaaaaaatattgtttccttgtctggaaaaaaaaccccaaaaattcagcaaaaaaattcgccaaatttctgaaaatttgcaaaaccttcaggatgaaaattccaagaattccttaaaactttcattttaaaaaatctcccaaatttgacaaaattcttatgaatattttcaaaaaatgattaaaaatcttccaaaagaatcctaaaaatatctaaagtaattacatatatattttctttaagaacattgacaaaaaaatcaaccaaaatccaacaaaattcgctggattttggttgatttttttttttgtcaacgttcttaagaaacttttttttttttttttagcatttctttttttccaccaaaaaatgttcacaaagttcccaaaaatgttgagaatgtggacatcagaagtttcactgtgaatttttttttccacattttcaaactttaaaacgggtcaatctgacccgcaggacgacacgagggttaaaaacatgcagtttttggcaattgtacccaACCGGCTGGAACAATTATCGCAATGCTTCGGCACGTttatgcagatgcacatatctgacgaatcgcagtctataattacatattattataatattattatcaaatattttcttgaaaactgcagaaagaatttttaatgccactgagaatcaaatttaatgatttttaatgtcatctaaggccttaattttcgcaaaatcaacttaatgactaTTAGTGCTTTTTAATGCCTTGCAGAAACCCTGTGAAAACACACGGATTGGTTATAAGCTAGAGAACATAAGAGGTGAAACTACGCAGACACATCAGGCCATTTACTCCCGAAAGAGGACAGTCAGTTTTTGACACAAGGACAAGTTAATCTGACAAGACCGAGGGAATATCTGCAGCAGCTATGATCTAAGTTAGCAACGACAGAGCGCTGAGTCGAAAACATTTCCTCTACAAACCACCTCTGACAGATACTTCCTATCATTTCCAACATATGGTTATGTTGTTGTAAATCGGTGTTCATCAAGAACgccaattttaaaaaaaaaaaaaaaaaaaaaaaaaaaaaagctagccAATGTAGCAAGCTTTTACCTAAGCTAATTACACAGCTAGCCTAACGAGCTAACGCAACTCGCTAGATTACCGTTACAATCGTGAATATGCTCGAAGATGACAGCATGAATTTGGTTTCAACATACACTCTCATTCGGGTCAAAAAGTTATCGGGTAACGCTGTCTTCGCTCCCTCTCCAGTCTGCTGTTAGTGGATGTTTACATTAGCCAAGCAGCTAGCTTCGTCCTACAGCCATTTTGTATGTTACTTCTTCTTCgctgttttaaaacaaaagtagTTTACAAATCACGTCAAATGGTTTATCGCCGCCTGCTGTTACAACACCGTAATACCTTGTTTTATTCCTCAGCTTATTGTGAATGCATAGAAATGTCTTGCTACAAATCGGGAAGAAGATGCACATATACAAAACAATCAACAGCaaatcttttaaaattttagatccccagtttattttttaactgtctgtgtttttactggACAGTTCAGGAAATTTAAGGGGTGCTGAAGctccatgaaaacaaaacaaaacaaacaaaaaaaaccccgcCAAACAGATAAGAACTGGAATTCAAATCTTGTTTTTGACCTTAACCTGTCATATAAGAGTACAATTTGGCTCTAGGTCATAATGTCTAGTAGAGGTTAGTTTTAatctatatatttaaaatatacaatatgtTTTGCACTTAGAATGAATTACTAAGATTTAATTTccttaattaaatgtttatagatacattttactgtaaagcaaAATAGTGTGTGGTAGGACGGCCCAGCCCGTCTCCACTCAGGTTGTGTGCATTGAGTCAGGTTCGTGCAGCTGGGAGTAATCATCCTAATGCACCCTGCTTGCTGGGCAGTGCCACGCCAGGTTATATCTGGGAGAgggctgttttttaaaatattgttactaaatttaatttttctatACTTTAATTGGAATTGCGTCAGTCTCTGGTGTCTCTCGTACCTGTGTGACCTTTCCTTTGTCTGTATTGGAGTGGTGGTCCTCCCTAAATAGAGCTCCTGGGGGTGAAACTCCCCCAGGTGGCGTTGTCGGATACGTGGTAAATAACAAACATACATCTACCCCTCGTAGCCTTGCCACAAGTGTATTataataattttctttctatatCTACTATACATGTAGAAGTGTCCGTTGTTCTTTTGCGATGATTGTCTCTGATGTCTTTATGCCGGCTTAGCACAAAGAAGagtcaaaatatgacacaaaaaaattaaaatcaacagCAACTCGTCTTTTCAGTTAGTTTTCTGACCTTGCCAAGAGAAACTTATAGAATCATCTTATTACTGACATTTTATTCTGTGTAGCAGCTGTTTCAAAGCAGGATATAACAGCCTTAACGCATCACAGCCAGCCTGTCAGTGTTTACCACATTTGTCAAGTTCATTTCCTCTGCTCCGTCATGGCAGATCCAGCCACTACTACCTGCCCTGTTTTCAGCAACAGTGAATCAGCTGATCTTCCTCGCCTACCGACATCCACGTCCCTAACCAGCCCCTTCAGTATTCAAACCATCGCTTCATCGTTTGCTTGTATTACCTGCTTGATATTTTATCTTGCCTTAAtgctggactttttttttttgctgcctgtTTTTCCGAACCTTGCAAAAGAATTGTTTTGATTCAAGCAGATGCCACTTCTGCTTTTATCTGTTTCATCTGGGGTTGTACATTTAGTTCCTGTTTTTCTGAGCCTCCAGCCCTTTAAAGCTGatgactttgtttacattcatcaGTCTTGACGCTTTCACTTCACCGTCAGAGATCACAGCTGGAGTCAAGGTACAGACCTTTTTCCCAGCATAGCTTGACTTGCCATAAGAAGTTATTGAGAACATTAAAAATTTGgaaaagaagtttaaaaaaaagaatttgaaaATGAGCCAATCTCCTTCAGCTCTTCTCTCTGTTCCAAGCCTTTATACCAGACAAGCATAGACATATATATGCACTTCAAGCGCACAAAGTAAAAGTCCTCTGTGGAACCCATTACTTTCTGCAATGATTCAATTTAATCTGGTCTATattaacaaataataatacatatgaAGAATTTTGTCTGTGGCCTAAAAGTCTCACTTTGTAGAATAAGCGGTAGCCAAagatatatttgtgtttttctatttaaGTATAAATAGTAACACTATATGAAACAAAAGTATTCTATCATAAGTTCCGCATTCAACTATCACAAAAATGTAGCTCTACAAAATACATCAAATGTTTGTTTACAAATGAGATAATTTTGTTGTGTAAGCCACAGAATAAAGATGACAACTTCCAACACATGCAAAGACCTGCAGTCAATACATCTGCATATGTCAGGGACACACAGACTCATAGTTGAATGCTTAATGCGTCTTTTAAGTGTTGGTTCCCTGCATGCATTCAAGTTTATTCAGCACTGAAGTTTCACATTTATTGCCACAAATATGGAAAGAGAGAGCAGGAGCTTTAACATGACGTATGTAGCACTAGGTGTCTCTGCTAAGTCTTCACCATTCTGtctattctgtcattttagattCATGTCATCCATTTGTGCCCGGTCTGTCTGAGGATGCTTAAcaacagattattattattattagatacTTGAAAGCTCAGGTGTGGAATCAGTAGAAGA comes from Amphiprion ocellaris isolate individual 3 ecotype Okinawa chromosome 7, ASM2253959v1, whole genome shotgun sequence and encodes:
- the rabgef1l gene encoding rab5 GDP/GTP exchange factor, which gives rise to MMMSQRRGIHLDQSELLCKKGCGFYGNTGWQGLCSKCWREENQREKQKQIQEDWALAERLQREEEEAYASRHQKTQSQQSITPFSKFEERKTKEKSSKVNTVTKFFTPSSKTPPKKDAALFDSQSSPSPSSSASRHSSVDSDHATREFIDFLKPLKSGREIFKQCRAFTESMVYKRDMGADELSECVQDFYQNLSERLQTQFKGSTDHVESVMDEVEKYMMTRLYKEVFCPETTDDEKKDLAIQKRIRALHWVTIEMLCVPVDEEIPEVSDSVVKAITDVIEMDSKRVPKDKLACITRCSKHIFNAIKVSKKEAASADDFLPTLIYIVLKANPPRLQSNIQYITRFCNPSRLMTGEDGYYFTNLCCAVAFIEKLDGQSLNLSSEEFELYMSGQASPHWPQASGASSCSPGSAALSQVHKRLDLLTGLGERQERVMEKARQLESDLIDWTDEVEQKVQSVLESFPLETQNPPANTASGTTSAASSAIDSDNVENELLPPPLTPQVFAG